The sequence below is a genomic window from Bacillota bacterium.
AAGGAGTGGCGTCTCGTCATTGTTCTGGCCGTCGCGGCCGCAGCGCTCGTTCTAGTCTCTCCGTCCCGTGCAGAGGTTGCGGGGAGGACTTTCACAGTGTACGTCCGGGAGATGGTGTTGATACTCCCTCCGGTCTTCCTCCTCATCGGCATCCTGGACGCCTGGGTGCCCAGGCCGGTGGTGGAGAAGTACCTTGGACGCAATTCCGGGATCGTCGGAGTGGCCATATCGGGCGTTCTCGGGGCGGTGGCTGCCGGACCGATGTATGTAGCGTTCCCCTTGGCT
It includes:
- a CDS encoding permease — encoded protein: MKRIPKEWRLVIVLAVAAAALVLVSPSRAEVAGRTFTVYVREMVLILPPVFLLIGILDAWVPRPVVEKYLGRNSGIVGVAISGVLGAVAAGPMYVAFPLAAAMLAKGTRMLNVIVFLSMWAAGKVPMVTLEANFMGLNFALVRLMLTIAAAPIIGWVVEQVAPVLQPSAVAAGENADGGGAAASS